A region of the Thermodesulfobacteriota bacterium genome:
TGGCCACGGAGAGAAATATCGTTACTGCGAGCGCGGAGCCATATCCAAACTGTAATGTCTGAAAGAGTGTCTTGTAGGCATATATGGATAAGGTCTCGGTCGTATTCCCAGGGCCTCCCCCGGTGAGTACATAAATAACGTCAAAGACCCTGAAGGCATCCAGTGTCCTAAAGATGAGCACGATAAGGATCATCGGCATAAGAAGGGGAAGGGTTATGCGTCTGAAGATATACCAATTCGAGGCGCCGTCAACCCGGGCTGCCCGGTATAAATCAACCGGTATAGTCTGAAGCCTGGCCATGAGAAGAAGGACAACAAACGGGGTCGTTTTCCATACATCCACAAAAACCGCGGCATTTAACGCCCAGAACGGGCTTCCCAGCCAGTTGATGTTGACTCCCAGCAGGTGATTCAAAATGCCGAAGTCCGGGTTATACATCCACCCCCACATCTTGGCGGAAACCACGGTGGGGATGACCCACGGGACTAAGATGATGGAGCGCATGATACCCTTCCCCTTAAACCCTCTATTCAAAAGCATGGCTATGGCCAGGCCGAGTATGAGTTCCAGGAAGACCGAGACGGCGGTGAAATAAACGGTGTTGTAAAGGGCGTTCCAGAACCGGTCATCCCTGAGCAGAAAGCCGTAGTTCTCCAGCCCGATGAACTTCGAAATATCGAAGATGAGCAGGCGGCGGTGAAGGCTCAACCAGAAAACGTAGAAAAGGGGATAGAGCGTTACCACGGCTAGAATAAGCAGTGTAGGAGCCAAAAAAAGATAGGGTTTTCCTTTAGTAGTCATTACACCAATTAGAGTATTTATTGTGCAAGAATAAAGATGTCATTGCGAGCACATTCGCCTAGCCTGCACTGAGGGAATCGAAGTGCTCAGTGTAAACTCCGCAAAGCAATCTGATAAAAGGTGTTATTTCTCCAAATCTAAGATTTCTCCCCTTCGACTGTGCTCAGGGTCGAAATGACAGAGCCCTCTTTGCACTTCCGATACTACAAAACCGCTTTTGTCATTCCGAACGAACGTGAGGAATCTAATTAGATTGCTTCGTCGTGGAATTTATCCTGGGCCCGCCGAAGGGCTCCTCGCAATGACAGTCCTTATCCGATACAGTATATAATCAACAGAATCGTTATCACTCCTCTGCACTTAAGATAAATTCAATCTGATTCCTTGCAGATTTTAACGCTTCTTCCGGCTTCTTGACCCTCGATAGTACGGCGCTGAACTCAGGCTGCATGACCTGGGATATCATCATATAGAATGGAGTGACGGGTCTTGGCCTGGCCTGCTCAAACACGACATAAAGGCTTGCGGTAAAAGGTTGAGCTCGGATCAGGTCCTTGTCGTTATACAGCTTCTTTAGCGTGGGCTTATAGCCGACGGTCAAAGAAAGGGTCTTTTGGACCTCGTAGGACGTTAAGAACCTGATGAACCTTTCGGCTTTTTCCGGATGTCTAGAATATTTATTGATACCCAACTGCCATCCGCCCAAGGTTGGCACAGATTGATGGCCGGGAAAACTGGGCAGAGCGGAAACACCGACCTTGCCCTTTATCGGTGAACCATCCCTTTCGAAAAGATTCCAGGCATAGGGCCAGTTTCGCATGAAGACCGCTTTTCCCTTGCCGAAGATGTGCCTTGCGGAGTCTTCAATAGTGGTCGTGACTAGCTCGGGAGTGACACCATAGTGGTAAATGAGGTCTCTCATTAGCGTGAGTGCCTGCTGGTTTTCCGGGCTGTCGATGGCAACGTTACCGTTCTTGATAATGTCCCCGCCGTTACCCCAGATATACTCTAGGACATTGCATACCAGGCCTTCGTACTGTTTTCCCTGCCAGATAAAGCCGTAGAGCCCGGGCTCATTCCGGGTAATCTCGGAGGCGATTTGTATAAGCTCATACCAGGTCTTTGGCGGGGAAAAGCCATGCTTATCGAGCAAATCCTTTCTATAATAGAGAACACCGGCATCTATGTACCATGGTATAGCATAGACGCTGTTATTATAGGTCGATACCCTCATCGGGCCCTGGAAAAATTCATCCCTTTGCCCCGGGGGCAGGATATGGCTTATGTCTCTCAGCCATCCGGCCTTGGCAAACTCCTGTACCCAGATAACATCCAGGGCAAAGACGTCAAAATCCGATGATTTTCCTTGAAGGTTGATCACATAGAACTGGTGTTGTTCGCCTGTTTCCGCTGGCAGGGTTTCATCCTTTACCCGGATATCTGGATTCTCCTCTTCAAACCTTTTGATCAAGTTTTTGATTGGCTCGAGGTCTCCAAGCACCCTTCCGTATTTGAAAACGATGGTGGTCTTCTCTTTTCCATCCGGCTGGGGCTCCTGTGTGCAACCTTGAAGCACAAGAATTGTACACAACAAAAAATATGGAATTATGTTCTTTACCGGGCTAAACATAGCTTCGCAAACTCGTAAAAAAATATCTTCCTAATATCGATTGTATATGAAGAGGGCGCATATTTGAAATAGGCTTATGACTGGCCGTTCGTGGTGAGCCTGTCGAACCATGAACGGCCTGTCGTGAGCACTGACGAACGGCTTACTTCGGGAATGCCATGTTTAAATGCCGTTCGCCCTGGGCCCCAAGTGCGTGCCTATTCTCTATTCACCTTCAATCCATTCAAAATTGCTACCCTCTACGACCTATGCTACCCTAAATTTAGTGGATTCAAGGAAACTCTCCCAAAATATCGAGACCGATTCCTTTGACCGGGCTCTTTTCGAGGAACTGGTAGCCTCTTCCGAAGAACTTAAAAACCTTATCGAAAGCGGTTCTCATCTCCTGCCCAATTTCCGCTCCTTTGTCCTCGACCTTTTTGCCAGCTTCTTCAAGTACAACGTCTTACTTCATCCGGAGGACGAGGTGAAAAGGGGCGTGTTGATTGGAAGAAAACTCATCGAGAAAGCCGTTGCCAGCGAGGGTTATAAGGAATTAAGGGAAGAAACTATACTCGACGGTTTCAAGTCCGCGATTGCCACCCTGACCCTGGGTAAAGAGGTTATTAGATGGGTAAAATCCGAGGAGGGACCTTCACAGAGTTCTCTCGTTAAAGAGTGGGAGCTGGACAAAGCGGAGGAGGATTATGAAGAGTTAAAGGAGGAGGCTAAAACCTGGGAGGATGTTGAGAAGGAAAATCCCCTCGATAAGTCAGCGGATAAATCATTTAAAGAAGGAAAGAAAAAGGCTCAACTGGAATTGCGAAAGCAGGAGGGTGAGCTAAAGGAGCTTCAGGAGGAGCAAAAGAAGAGACTGGAAAATATGGAGATGAAACTCCAGAAACTTACTAAGTCGGCGTTACAGCAGGCTTCGGAAGGTGTAGACGAAGCAGAAAGCGAGCTTATGGAATGGGGAGCCTCGATGGGAATACCTCAGGAGAAAACAGCCGGAGAAAAACTTGACCTGGCCGCCAAGTTGCTCAAGAACGAAAAATTGAGAAAGCTCTCTCTCATGGTCGGGAGCCTCAAAGAAGAGATGTTGACATCCAGGAGAAAGCTCTGGTCGAAAAGGGGAACAGAGGTTTATGACATTGCCATCGGAGACGACATAGGAAGGGTCATTCCCAGCGAGCTTTCTTTCTTGAAACACCGGGTTTTAAGAAGGGATTTTATGAGAAGGTTTCTTGAAGAGAAGCTCCTTCAGTACTACCTCAGGGAAGAAAGGGGAAGAGGCCCGCTCATCGTCTGTATCGACGGCAGCTCCTCTATGGACGGAAACAAAGAGGTGTGGTCGAAAGGTGTTTGTTTAACCTTACTGGATATTGCAAAAAGGCAGAGAAGAAAGTTCGTCGTAATTGTGTTTTCTTCAAAAGGCTCGCCTCTCAAGATTTTCGGCTCCGACGTCAAGGAGGGTTGGGGAATGAAAGAGAATGACATCATCGAGCTAGCCGATTACTTCCCCGGCGGGGGGACGGACTTTGAAGACCCGCTGGATAAAGCCCTGGAGTTCCTCAATCAGTCAAAATTCAAGAGGGGCGACATCGTTTTCATAACCGACGGTGAATGTGATGTAAGAGGTGATTGGTTGGAGACGTTTCTCGGAGAAAAGAAAAGGCTCGACTTTCAAGTGCTTTCGATCCTCATAGACCTGACCGGCCGGGAGTCGCAAGAGTCTCTCAAGAAATTCAGCGATAAAATAACCGCGATATCGAAGCTAACTTCTAAAGATGCCCGGGATATTTTCTTAAGCTTGGCCTAAGAATTCTTGACCTCGTAATTAAAAAGAGTTATAAAATTAAAATCAATGAGACCCACCTGGGCAGAAATAGATATCGATGCCTTAAAGTCCAATTTTCTCCAAGTTAAAAGAATAGTGGGCGAGAATGTCGGGGTTATGTCCATCGTAAAGGCCGATGCCTACGGGCACGGGTCGGTTGAGGTCAGCTTGGCTTTAATTGAATCCGGCTCCGATATGCTCGGGGTGGCGACGGTGGAAGAGGCCGTTGAGCTAAGAGAGTCCGGCATAAAGTCTCCCATTATTTTACTCGGTGGGGTTCAGCCCTATGAAGCAGAACGGGTGGTCAAATACGATTTAACCCCCTCCTTGTTCTCCATTCCCACAGCAAGAGCCATAGATGAATACGCTTATAAAGTAGGGAAGAGGGTGAAGTATCATCTTAAGGTGGATACCGGGATGAGCAGGCTCGGCGCCGGGGTTGAGGAAATTCCTCATTTCCTGAGCGAGCTTAGGGGCTTGAACAACCTGGAGATGGAAGGTGTGTTCACCCACTTTGCCAATGCGGATAAGGAGGTCGGGGATTTTACGCTAAAACAGATTGCAGTTTTCAGGAATATGCTTTCATTCATCATCCAAGCGGGTTTTTGCCCGAAATATACGCACTTGGCCAATAGCGCCGGAATCCAAGCTTATCCCCAATCCCACATGAATCTGGTCCGTCCGGGAATAATGCTATACGGTTCCGGGAAGATAAGCGATTGCGAACTTAAGCCGGCTATGAGGCTTAAAACACAAATAATTCAACTGAAGAGTGTTCCGGCGGGAACCCCGGTTAGCTACGGGGGCACTTTCGTGACGGCGAGGCCTGCTGTCATAGCCACACTCCCCGTAGGGTATGCCGATGGGTACATGAGGAGGCTTTCCAATCGGGCCAGGGTTTCAATCAATGGCTTCACTGCCCCGGTTGTGGGTACGGTGTGCATGGATTTAATAATGGTTGATGTTACCGAGGTTCCGGGGGTAGAGGTTGGGGGCGATGTAGTTCTATTTGGAGATGAAAGGGTTTCGGTCGAAGACGTTGCCAAATGGGCAGATACCATCTCCTACGAGGTCCTCTCCATAACCGGAAAGAGAGTACCTCGTGTTTATGTCTGATGAATAGAGGCCAGTCAGTTGCCTCTTTCTAAATATTTCCTGGCTTTTTGCACATCCAGAGTTAGGGAAAGATGACATGCTCAAGACCTCTCCAATATCTATTGGTTTTTTTCTAATCACCGTCTTCTTTTTTTTGCTCTATAGCCCGGCTATTTCATCCGGAAGAGATGATTTTAGTCTTGGGCCGCTTTTGAATATTGAAGAAGACGAGTCTCAGGAATCACAAGAAGTAGACCTCCTCGGCCCTTTCATAACCTCAAAAAGGGACAAGGACAGCTCTGAATTCGGCTTACGCCCGCTTTTCTATCTTCTTAGAGACAGCGAAAAGGATTCCACCGAGTTTGATTTTCTTTATCCGGTTGCAACCTACGATAGAAGGGAGGGGGACTGGGATTTTCAATTTCTCCTCTATTTACTCTCGTATGAATCCGAGAAAAAGCCGAGCGGTTTCCGGGAGACTGAATTTACCCTCTTCCCCCTTATCTTCAGCAAGAGGGCAGAGGATAGGGATAAGAGCTACTTTGCTCTCTTCCCCATCTATGGAGGGTTAAAGGATAAGTTTGGCCGGGATGAGATTAACTTTTTTCTATTTCCACTCTTTTTACAAACTAAGAAGGGAGAATTCACCAATAACAGTTTCCTCTGGCCCATATTCGGCTATTACACCGGAGGAGGTCAAGAGGGCTTCAGGCTCTGGCCCCTTTTTGGATACAGAAAAAGAGAAGGAACGCTTGATGAGAAATTTGCACTCTGGCCTATTTACGTATCGAAAAGGTGGGAGTTCTTTGGAGAGGAAAGAAGGTCGTTCATGATCTTTCCCTTTTACTCTACCCTGGAGTCCCCGGAGAGAACACAGAGCACTTATCTGTGGCCCCTGTTTAACCGCCTGGTGGACGGGGAAAAGGAGATTGAGAGATGGGATACCCCCTGGCCCCTCATCAATTTCACCAGGGGGAAGAAAACCGGGAATAGGGTTTTCCCATTTTATGCCAGCGAGGAAGACAAGAATAGTGAGGAAGGATTCTTTCTCTGGCCGCTCTACCGATACAGTAACCTGACCCTTGAAGACCACGTGAGAAAGAGAAAGACATTTCTCCTCTTTCTCTACTCGGATATAAAGGAAGAGCCGACTATGGATGGCGGAAGGGAGGGAAGAAGAATAGATTTCTGGCCGTTATTCAGCTACAAGAGAGACGAGAAAGGAAACCGTAGTTTTCACTTCCTTTCACTCCTCGAGCCTTTTTTCTCCAACAACAAGGGCATCGAAAGAAACTATGCTCCGTTATGGAGACTATTCGAATGGAATAAATACGAGGACGGCAGGAGCGTTTCATCTTTTCTGTGGAATACTTATAGGATGGAAAAGAGTAAGGATATGACCAAGGTTGACCTGCGGCCGATAATTCCCATCTTCTCTTATGTAGACTCGGAGGAGAAGTCAAAATTTTATTTTTTAGGCGGTCTTTTCGGCTATAAATCAGACCAACGAAAAAAAACATTCAAACTATTTTTCATTCCCATTAATATTTCTAAAGATGAGGTGAAAGAAGAGGAGGGAGGATTAAAAAATGAATAGCGTGAACGCATTTTTTCAAACAACCGGGGAGATCCTTGGGCTTCTAGTAGAGAGCATATACTGGTGCAAGACCGCTATCCGCAATCGAGATAAGGTGTTCAGACAGATGGTGGAAATCGGGAATAATACCTTGCCCGTAGCCGCTCTTATTTCGCTATTCATTGGAGGCGTGCTGGCGTTACAATCAGGTCCACAGCTTGCGCAGTTTGGAATCGAGGAGAATATAGGAGGGATTGTCGGACTCTCTATGGTGAAAGAACTCGGCCCGGTCATGGCATCTATACTCGTCGCCGGACGGGTGGGCTCGGCTATGACTGCGGAGATAGGCTCAATGAGCGTTTATGAAGAGATAGATGCCCTCAAAACCATGGATATAAACCCGGTAAGGTTTCTGGTCATGCCCAGGTTTCTGGCCAGCTTCATCGCGCTTCCCTTTCTGGTGATTTACATGGACGTGATAGGATGGTTTGGCGGTGCGGTGGTCTCGTCGGTTAATCCGGATATCCACGTTAGTATGAGCGTCTATTTTAGGAACCTTTCCGAGCTGGTGGAATTCTCGGACGTGCTCAATGGGTTAGTCAAGGCAATGGTTTTCGGGGTCATAATCTCCATTGTATGCTGCTATGTCGGCCTTAAAACAAAGGGAGGGCCTAGAGAGATCGGAACGTCGGTGACAAAAGCGGTAGTATTGTCCTTTATCCTGATTTTGATCTTTGATTATTACATCACCAGGCTTTTAATACTACTCAATTTAGATTAGACTTTATTCGAATAATGCAAGTAAACACTGAGAATAAAAATCCTAAAGAAGAAAAATCTCCGGATACTTTATTTCACCACAACTTAGAAAGTAAACCGGTATCGGTAAAGGTAATAAAACTAAATAAGTCCTTTGGAGACAATCATGTCCTTAGAGATTTAAGCCTGGAGATTAAACCGGGTGAAACGCTGGTTATCCTGGGGAAGAGCGGGTCGGGAAAAAGCGTTCTCTTGCGCCATATAATTGGGCTGGAAAAACCTGATTCCGGAACGATTTTTATAAACGGAGAGAATATAAACGAGTCAAATTTCAAGAAGAAGCACCGGCTGGCTATGGTATTTCAATCCTCGGCCCTTTTTAACTCACTTTCGGTCAGGGAAAATGTGGCGCTCTATCTAAAGGAACACGGAGTAGTGAAGGATGAAGACGAGATTACCAGGATAGTAAAAGGTGTACTTTCCATAGTGGGGCTCGATGAGAAAGAAAATATAATGCCCTCACAGTTAAGCGGCGGGATGAAAAAGAGGGTAGCCATAGCGCGGGCCTTGGCTATGAGTCCGGAGCTGATTCTTTTTGATGAGCCGACCGCTGAGCTCGACCCAATGATGACTCGAACCATAGGCGATGTAATACTTAATCTAAGAAAATACGTCGAAGTTACCCAAATAGTGGTCACGCACGATGTTGACCTGGCTTATTACATCGCCGATAGAATAGCGGTGCTGAGCGAAGGAAAGATAGTGGAGACGGGCACTCCAGAAGATATCAGGAACAGCACCAACCCGGTGGTAAAGGGTTTTATCGACACCCATTTCGAAATGGCAGAAGGAGGTAGAGACAGATGAGGACAGAGTTTAAGGTGGGACTCTTTTTTATCGTGGGCTTATTGATACTACTCGCCGTTTTTGAGTTCATAGGGGAGATCCCGTTCCTGAGGAAGGAATATTCTCTCCGGGCCTATTTCAAATCTATAGACGAGCTTAAAGAGGGAAATCCGGTAAAGTTTTCCGGTGTTGAAGTAGGGAAGGTCTCTAAGATAAAGATAGGGGATGAGAAGATAGAGGTAACTTTCAATGTCAAGAAGGATGTCCCGGTCAAAAAGGACTCGGTTGCCAGCATAAGGCTTACCAGCCTCCTGGGAACAAGTTACATAAACCTTACCTTCGGCTCTCCGGAAAGCCCTCTTGCCCCTCCGGGAAGCGTGCTTGCCAGCGAAGAACCCGCGGATATAAACGAGATACTGGCCAAAGTACAGTCCTCTGTGACCTCGATAGAGGCGGCATTCGGTGCATTGGGCGATAATAAAGAAAGAATAAGCAGCATATTGAATGGTCTGGATTCGGTCCTGGGTTCGGCGGCACGGGGCGAGGGAACTATAGGGAAATTATTGAAAGATGATTCCCTTTATTACGAGGCGAAGGGGGCTCTTTCCAGCATTAATGATGTTGCCGTCTCCATAAAAGAGGGAAGAGGCACCCTGGGAAAACTGGTAACGGATGAATCCCTTTATAACGAGACTAAAACAACCATGCAAAACCTGGGTCAACTTGCCAGTAAGCTGAATAAAGCCGAAGGGACGTTCGGGAAGCTGCTAAACGATGATACCCTTTACGTTCAGGTGTCCGAGGCGGCGACCAACCTTAATTCTATACTGAAGAAGGTAAACAACGGAGAAGGCACGCTGGGCAAGCTGGTGAGTGACGACTCTCTTTATTTCGACAGTAAGAATGCGGTAAAAAAGCTGGAAAAGTCGGTGGAAATACAAGAAGACCTAGCACCTCTGAGTACGCTAGGTGCGGCATTCGGAATATTAACCATCTTTTAGATGAAATTTGAGTATGTACCTTTAGCCTTAGTAGACTTCCAAAACCACTCGTTCTTCGTAGGTCCGGAAAGGGATATCGGCTCACTCGAGGATTCCATCAAAGAGGTCGGACTTATAAACCCTCCGGTTTTGAGGAGGACGGGGGATAAATATCAAATAATCTCTGGTCGAAGAAGACTCGAAGCCTGTAAAGAGCTTGGATTTAGCCGGGTTTTCTCGAAGACTTATGAGACTCACGAAATCTCCGATGAGGACTGCCTGAAGCTGGTATTATACGACAATCAAGAAAGGATAGGTGAATTAGAGAAGGCTGAGCTTCTCCTCAAGTTCAGGGATATCTGCGGCCTGGATGAAATGGAGCTTACCAAAAGGGTGCTTCCGTATCTGGGGATACCTCCTGCCCGGAGGAGTATTGAAAAATATGTACGCTTGGGCAAACTGGAGCATGAAATTAAGGACGGCATTTACTCTCAGCGAATTACCCTAGAACAAGCTTTGATATTGAGCGAAACAGCGGGTGCTAATCGAATGGAGATATTCAGAA
Encoded here:
- a CDS encoding sugar ABC transporter permease; translation: MTTKGKPYLFLAPTLLILAVVTLYPLFYVFWLSLHRRLLIFDISKFIGLENYGFLLRDDRFWNALYNTVYFTAVSVFLELILGLAIAMLLNRGFKGKGIMRSIILVPWVIPTVVSAKMWGWMYNPDFGILNHLLGVNINWLGSPFWALNAAVFVDVWKTTPFVVLLLMARLQTIPVDLYRAARVDGASNWYIFRRITLPLLMPMILIVLIFRTLDAFRVFDVIYVLTGGGPGNTTETLSIYAYKTLFQTLQFGYGSALAVTIFLSVAITTTFYVKLLKRGTE
- a CDS encoding ABC transporter substrate-binding protein, translating into MFSPVKNIIPYFLLCTILVLQGCTQEPQPDGKEKTTIVFKYGRVLGDLEPIKNLIKRFEEENPDIRVKDETLPAETGEQHQFYVINLQGKSSDFDVFALDVIWVQEFAKAGWLRDISHILPPGQRDEFFQGPMRVSTYNNSVYAIPWYIDAGVLYYRKDLLDKHGFSPPKTWYELIQIASEITRNEPGLYGFIWQGKQYEGLVCNVLEYIWGNGGDIIKNGNVAIDSPENQQALTLMRDLIYHYGVTPELVTTTIEDSARHIFGKGKAVFMRNWPYAWNLFERDGSPIKGKVGVSALPSFPGHQSVPTLGGWQLGINKYSRHPEKAERFIRFLTSYEVQKTLSLTVGYKPTLKKLYNDKDLIRAQPFTASLYVVFEQARPRPVTPFYMMISQVMQPEFSAVLSRVKKPEEALKSARNQIEFILSAEE
- a CDS encoding VWA domain-containing protein, which gives rise to MDSRKLSQNIETDSFDRALFEELVASSEELKNLIESGSHLLPNFRSFVLDLFASFFKYNVLLHPEDEVKRGVLIGRKLIEKAVASEGYKELREETILDGFKSAIATLTLGKEVIRWVKSEEGPSQSSLVKEWELDKAEEDYEELKEEAKTWEDVEKENPLDKSADKSFKEGKKKAQLELRKQEGELKELQEEQKKRLENMEMKLQKLTKSALQQASEGVDEAESELMEWGASMGIPQEKTAGEKLDLAAKLLKNEKLRKLSLMVGSLKEEMLTSRRKLWSKRGTEVYDIAIGDDIGRVIPSELSFLKHRVLRRDFMRRFLEEKLLQYYLREERGRGPLIVCIDGSSSMDGNKEVWSKGVCLTLLDIAKRQRRKFVVIVFSSKGSPLKIFGSDVKEGWGMKENDIIELADYFPGGGTDFEDPLDKALEFLNQSKFKRGDIVFITDGECDVRGDWLETFLGEKKRLDFQVLSILIDLTGRESQESLKKFSDKITAISKLTSKDARDIFLSLA
- the alr gene encoding alanine racemase, with the translated sequence MRPTWAEIDIDALKSNFLQVKRIVGENVGVMSIVKADAYGHGSVEVSLALIESGSDMLGVATVEEAVELRESGIKSPIILLGGVQPYEAERVVKYDLTPSLFSIPTARAIDEYAYKVGKRVKYHLKVDTGMSRLGAGVEEIPHFLSELRGLNNLEMEGVFTHFANADKEVGDFTLKQIAVFRNMLSFIIQAGFCPKYTHLANSAGIQAYPQSHMNLVRPGIMLYGSGKISDCELKPAMRLKTQIIQLKSVPAGTPVSYGGTFVTARPAVIATLPVGYADGYMRRLSNRARVSINGFTAPVVGTVCMDLIMVDVTEVPGVEVGGDVVLFGDERVSVEDVAKWADTISYEVLSITGKRVPRVYV
- a CDS encoding ABC transporter permease; translation: MNSVNAFFQTTGEILGLLVESIYWCKTAIRNRDKVFRQMVEIGNNTLPVAALISLFIGGVLALQSGPQLAQFGIEENIGGIVGLSMVKELGPVMASILVAGRVGSAMTAEIGSMSVYEEIDALKTMDINPVRFLVMPRFLASFIALPFLVIYMDVIGWFGGAVVSSVNPDIHVSMSVYFRNLSELVEFSDVLNGLVKAMVFGVIISIVCCYVGLKTKGGPREIGTSVTKAVVLSFILILIFDYYITRLLILLNLD
- a CDS encoding ATP-binding cassette domain-containing protein, which codes for MQVNTENKNPKEEKSPDTLFHHNLESKPVSVKVIKLNKSFGDNHVLRDLSLEIKPGETLVILGKSGSGKSVLLRHIIGLEKPDSGTIFINGENINESNFKKKHRLAMVFQSSALFNSLSVRENVALYLKEHGVVKDEDEITRIVKGVLSIVGLDEKENIMPSQLSGGMKKRVAIARALAMSPELILFDEPTAELDPMMTRTIGDVILNLRKYVEVTQIVVTHDVDLAYYIADRIAVLSEGKIVETGTPEDIRNSTNPVVKGFIDTHFEMAEGGRDR
- a CDS encoding MlaD family protein; protein product: MRTEFKVGLFFIVGLLILLAVFEFIGEIPFLRKEYSLRAYFKSIDELKEGNPVKFSGVEVGKVSKIKIGDEKIEVTFNVKKDVPVKKDSVASIRLTSLLGTSYINLTFGSPESPLAPPGSVLASEEPADINEILAKVQSSVTSIEAAFGALGDNKERISSILNGLDSVLGSAARGEGTIGKLLKDDSLYYEAKGALSSINDVAVSIKEGRGTLGKLVTDESLYNETKTTMQNLGQLASKLNKAEGTFGKLLNDDTLYVQVSEAATNLNSILKKVNNGEGTLGKLVSDDSLYFDSKNAVKKLEKSVEIQEDLAPLSTLGAAFGILTIF
- a CDS encoding ParB N-terminal domain-containing protein, yielding MKFEYVPLALVDFQNHSFFVGPERDIGSLEDSIKEVGLINPPVLRRTGDKYQIISGRRRLEACKELGFSRVFSKTYETHEISDEDCLKLVLYDNQERIGELEKAELLLKFRDICGLDEMELTKRVLPYLGIPPARRSIEKYVRLGKLEHEIKDGIYSQRITLEQALILSETAGANRMEIFRRVLLRMRLNTNETRDVVKEIQEVASRDKRGVGKIIDEIESKCGGGELKNAFRRELKLMRYPVLTQAEEEFRDCLMGLDLPKEVNVFHAPFFEGNHLEFRIRVESVEKLSRVLSYLSSALAKGEIDRLLTIVREGSPGKTA